A genomic stretch from Edaphobacter aggregans includes:
- a CDS encoding Rad52/Rad22 family DNA repair protein: MQNEFSAEQQQQLLEKLNIPFHPDAISWRVTNKSKDGKRGCVIPYGDQRAYTDRLNGVFTPAGWTRVYNVTTLSPVTRTKKNVAIQTGKVIVTCVVTIHGLGSHSGSGEMWADDDNAMTRAEAQAFKRACCCFGLGRYFYDFAEMWVDLDDYGNPLRIPTLPKWALPAGVVPTKTESAAPARSQPSTAKTTEKTKPAASGLDVGLTQRIEGFRQGVGDALYFEVFRRGGPARNARELPSVDAQHWVVKQLETIERGIQRVRVLAEDVHENVFYGVLDAHKVQSIDKISSFEVLKAVVTDLQNATQGVAA; the protein is encoded by the coding sequence ATGCAGAACGAATTCTCAGCCGAGCAGCAACAGCAGTTGCTCGAAAAACTCAACATCCCCTTCCATCCCGACGCGATCAGCTGGCGCGTCACCAATAAGAGCAAAGACGGGAAGCGAGGCTGTGTCATCCCGTACGGCGACCAGCGCGCCTACACGGACCGGCTCAACGGAGTCTTCACCCCCGCTGGCTGGACGCGTGTCTATAACGTGACGACGCTCTCGCCAGTCACCCGTACCAAAAAGAACGTCGCAATCCAGACCGGCAAGGTGATTGTGACCTGCGTGGTAACGATTCACGGTCTTGGTTCACATAGCGGAAGCGGTGAGATGTGGGCGGATGACGATAATGCCATGACCCGCGCGGAAGCCCAGGCATTTAAACGCGCCTGCTGCTGCTTTGGTCTTGGTCGTTACTTCTACGACTTCGCCGAGATGTGGGTTGATCTGGATGATTATGGCAATCCGCTTCGTATTCCCACTCTTCCCAAGTGGGCGCTTCCAGCCGGTGTGGTTCCGACGAAGACTGAGTCGGCGGCCCCGGCGCGGTCGCAGCCGAGTACAGCGAAGACAACCGAGAAAACCAAGCCAGCTGCCTCTGGGTTGGATGTAGGTCTGACGCAGCGAATCGAGGGCTTTCGTCAGGGAGTCGGCGACGCTCTCTACTTCGAGGTATTTCGTCGTGGTGGACCCGCTCGTAATGCGCGTGAACTGCCCAGCGTGGATGCTCAACACTGGGTGGTGAAACAGTTGGAGACCATCGAACGGGGTATCCAGCGGGTGCGCGTTCTTGCTGAAGACGTGCACGAGAACGTCTTTTACGGCGTGCTTGATGCGCACAAGGTCCAGTCGATCGACAAGATCTCATCGTTCGAAGTCTTGAAGGCAGTCGTCACTGACCTGCAAAACGCGACACAAGGAGTCGCTGCCTGA
- a CDS encoding single-stranded DNA-binding protein, with protein sequence MPKGVNKVTLLGHIGKDPEIRATQGGTAVANLSLATSERYKQGDEWVDHTEWHNLVAFQRTAEVVRDYVKKGSQILIEGKLQTQSWDDKESGQKRYKTVIMISDLILLGGGQERENGNGASQTISNSANAGKGSGSSNSRKQGYSQRHEDYGDLGITDADVPF encoded by the coding sequence ATGCCCAAAGGAGTAAACAAAGTCACGTTGCTCGGCCACATTGGCAAAGACCCTGAGATCCGCGCCACTCAGGGCGGCACCGCCGTCGCAAATCTATCTCTCGCAACCTCCGAGCGCTACAAGCAAGGCGATGAGTGGGTGGATCATACCGAATGGCACAACCTCGTCGCCTTCCAACGGACAGCGGAGGTCGTGCGCGATTACGTCAAAAAGGGATCGCAGATCCTCATCGAGGGAAAGCTGCAAACCCAGTCCTGGGACGATAAAGAGTCTGGTCAGAAGCGGTACAAGACCGTGATTATGATTAGCGATCTGATACTGCTTGGCGGCGGCCAGGAACGCGAGAACGGCAACGGCGCGTCCCAAACAATTTCGAATAGCGCCAACGCAGGGAAGGGAAGCGGTTCTTCTAACAGCCGAAAGCAAGGCTACAGTCAGCGCCACGAAGATTACGGCGATCTCGGCATCACTGATGCAGACGTGCCCTTTTAG
- a CDS encoding type II toxin-antitoxin system VapC family toxin has translation MKITVDTNILVRAVVRDDKRQARAAAKLLKEAELIAVPLPCLCEFVWVLRRVYNFGDQDISAAIEALLNASNVAVNRLAADAGLAILNQSGDFADGLIAYEGNWLGGETFVSFDKKAVSLIAKQGQQAKLLT, from the coding sequence ATGAAAATTACGGTCGATACAAACATACTTGTCCGTGCGGTGGTGCGCGACGATAAAAGACAGGCGCGGGCTGCAGCGAAGCTTCTCAAGGAAGCCGAACTCATTGCAGTTCCCCTGCCGTGCCTATGCGAATTTGTTTGGGTTCTGCGTCGGGTTTACAACTTCGGGGACCAGGACATTTCCGCGGCAATCGAAGCATTGCTCAATGCCAGCAATGTCGCCGTCAATCGTCTAGCTGCGGATGCGGGCTTGGCGATTCTCAATCAAAGCGGAGACTTCGCCGACGGCCTGATCGCCTATGAGGGCAATTGGCTGGGTGGCGAGACCTTCGTTTCCTTTGATAAGAAGGCTGTCTCACTGATTGCTAAACAGGGACAGCAAGCAAAGCTACTGACTTAG
- a CDS encoding AbrB/MazE/SpoVT family DNA-binding domain-containing protein, with translation MATLTVTARGQVTFRKDVLQHLGIGPGERIELDKLPDGRVSLKAMRPSGKIDNFLGLLGGKTKKVATLDEINEAAAAGWAGRK, from the coding sequence ATGGCCACTTTGACAGTCACCGCCCGGGGGCAAGTCACGTTCCGTAAAGATGTGCTGCAACATCTCGGCATCGGTCCCGGAGAGAGAATCGAATTGGATAAGCTGCCAGATGGACGAGTGTCGCTCAAGGCGATGCGGCCTTCTGGAAAGATAGACAACTTCCTTGGTCTGCTTGGAGGCAAGACCAAGAAGGTTGCGACGCTGGACGAGATCAATGAGGCTGCAGCGGCCGGTTGGGCCGGACGGAAATGA
- a CDS encoding TOTE conflict system archaeo-eukaryotic primase domain-containing protein produces the protein MTAATSTPWIPPRPTPEILRVDPALVPKYMTWFVNRKAYTRQSDNPNPDNGRYYYYQPKERLTRTRLAVNDATVRKHLSGIQTIGLYAINPETQCSKWVAIDADYSRAHRDLAALKLELKEDGVEAAPEMSRRGAHLWILCEKPLPAKDCRIYIYNLALRLGVPIKGTFNQLDGIEIFPRQDELREGEFGNAIRAPLGVHRANMHRYWFEEAAPDLVSQFAYLRSLKRLTAAELTTFTEGLTIPEGFQSRFKGEQPTVSFDSANGFQILEHVQVKRKASKNWWTRCPSCARQGHDRSGDNLAISVGDPRFYKCWAGCTKEMIREALGVPIRQRSL, from the coding sequence ATGACAGCCGCCACATCGACACCCTGGATTCCGCCCAGACCGACTCCCGAGATTCTGCGTGTTGATCCGGCGTTGGTTCCCAAGTACATGACGTGGTTTGTGAACCGAAAGGCCTACACCCGCCAATCCGACAATCCCAATCCCGATAACGGGCGCTACTACTATTACCAGCCAAAGGAACGGCTGACGCGGACGCGCCTTGCGGTGAATGACGCCACAGTGCGGAAGCACCTCAGCGGGATCCAGACCATCGGCCTGTACGCCATCAATCCTGAGACGCAATGCTCAAAGTGGGTGGCAATCGACGCGGATTATTCGCGGGCACATCGTGACCTAGCCGCGCTGAAGCTGGAACTCAAGGAAGACGGAGTAGAGGCCGCCCCCGAGATGTCCCGCCGGGGAGCTCATCTCTGGATCCTGTGCGAGAAACCCCTGCCGGCGAAAGATTGCCGTATCTATATATACAATCTTGCGCTCCGGCTTGGCGTTCCGATCAAAGGGACCTTCAATCAGTTGGACGGAATCGAGATCTTCCCCCGGCAGGACGAATTGCGCGAAGGGGAGTTCGGTAACGCCATCCGAGCCCCGCTCGGTGTGCATCGGGCCAATATGCATCGCTACTGGTTTGAGGAGGCTGCGCCGGACCTGGTTTCCCAGTTCGCTTACCTGCGTAGTCTCAAACGACTCACGGCGGCAGAGTTGACGACGTTCACCGAAGGACTCACCATCCCCGAGGGGTTTCAGTCGCGGTTCAAGGGCGAGCAACCAACCGTCTCATTCGATTCCGCAAATGGGTTTCAGATTCTTGAACACGTCCAGGTCAAGAGGAAGGCAAGCAAAAACTGGTGGACACGATGTCCTTCCTGCGCCCGGCAAGGTCACGACCGGAGCGGAGATAACCTCGCCATCTCGGTCGGAGATCCACGTTTCTACAAGTGCTGGGCAGGATGCACGAAAGAAATGATTCGGGAGGCTCTCGGTGTCCCGATTCGTCAACGCTCGCTGTAA
- a CDS encoding dihydrofolate reductase family protein — translation MEPIRTLFATQPTEPSGTTLPEGLSARYDGNLSFPPAPEERPYCIANFVSTLDGVVSFNLPGQSEGAQISKSNEEDRFIMGLLRASADAILVGSGTLQAVGPHGSWLPEAVYPAAKDLYQKYRTEVLRKLEYPLVVIVTGTGGLDLTSTVFHTPRTRVLILTTEQGKRRLSQGGSGALASVEVKALSAAEERISPSAILTLLRQEAGVELLLHEAGTTLFGEFLAGGFMDELFLTVAPQIAGRDTVHPRLGLVANVQFSPATAPWWKLLSTKSATDYLFLRYQVLDRGA, via the coding sequence ATGGAGCCTATTCGCACGCTATTCGCAACTCAACCCACTGAGCCGTCGGGAACAACCCTCCCCGAGGGTCTTAGCGCCAGATACGACGGAAATCTTTCTTTTCCACCCGCTCCGGAAGAGCGTCCCTATTGCATCGCAAACTTCGTGTCGACACTCGACGGTGTCGTGAGCTTCAATTTGCCGGGTCAATCGGAAGGAGCTCAGATCAGTAAGTCGAACGAAGAAGACCGGTTCATTATGGGTCTGCTGCGGGCCTCAGCAGACGCGATTCTAGTGGGCTCGGGGACTCTTCAAGCTGTTGGTCCACATGGTTCCTGGCTTCCCGAAGCTGTCTATCCGGCAGCGAAAGATTTATACCAAAAGTATCGAACCGAGGTGCTCCGAAAGCTGGAGTATCCACTCGTAGTGATTGTCACGGGAACGGGCGGACTGGACCTCACCAGCACCGTGTTTCATACACCGCGCACGAGGGTGCTCATACTGACTACGGAACAAGGTAAAAGGAGGTTGTCGCAAGGTGGCTCGGGGGCGCTCGCCTCAGTCGAGGTGAAGGCGCTTTCTGCGGCAGAAGAGCGCATATCTCCTTCCGCGATCCTTACGTTGCTCAGGCAGGAAGCCGGAGTGGAGTTGCTGCTACACGAAGCTGGCACGACGCTCTTTGGCGAATTTCTCGCAGGTGGGTTCATGGATGAACTTTTCCTGACAGTGGCGCCTCAGATTGCGGGGAGAGACACAGTCCACCCCAGACTAGGCCTGGTTGCCAACGTTCAGTTTTCTCCCGCTACGGCTCCCTGGTGGAAGCTTCTCAGCACAAAAAGTGCAACAGACTACCTCTTCCTGCGTTATCAGGTGTTAGATCGGGGTGCATAG
- a CDS encoding GntR family transcriptional regulator, with protein MLREPSSIVLSQTGGPLYQQIVNQIRERIAFAEWAPGEELPSIRQLAADLRVSVITVKRAYLELEREGVIVTQQGKGSFVTTDVEIGAQLYEEKMAGHLEQAARLGATLGMSDREIVSRLRKALDEVEDPRPVAPKTSKESQ; from the coding sequence ATGCTCAGAGAACCGTCCAGCATCGTTCTGTCCCAGACCGGTGGGCCACTCTACCAGCAAATCGTGAACCAGATCAGAGAAAGAATCGCTTTCGCTGAATGGGCGCCAGGCGAGGAACTGCCCTCCATCCGCCAGCTCGCCGCCGATCTCCGCGTCAGCGTCATCACCGTCAAACGCGCCTACCTTGAGCTCGAGCGCGAAGGCGTGATTGTCACGCAGCAGGGCAAGGGGTCCTTCGTTACCACCGATGTCGAGATCGGGGCCCAGCTCTATGAAGAGAAGATGGCTGGCCACCTGGAACAAGCCGCCCGCCTCGGCGCCACCCTCGGCATGAGCGACCGCGAAATCGTCTCGCGCCTGCGCAAAGCCCTGGACGAGGTCGAAGACCCGCGACCCGTCGCTCCAAAGACCTCTAAGGAGTCCCAATGA
- a CDS encoding ABC transporter ATP-binding protein, whose amino-acid sequence MNELSVRMEGVSKRYAHFLLDHISLELPEGSILGFIGANGAGKSTTIRILMGLVRQDGGSVEVLGHRMPAEQTAAKLDIGYVSEDMRLYGAATLAWHMNFIASIYPRWNQAYADALLGRFDLKPQQKIKGLSHGQRVKAAILLALAREPRLLLLDEPTTGLDPVARREVLAELMAVLTDEHRTILFSSHNTLDVEQISDRIAFIDRGRLIALEDKEDLLDRWRRIRLLVPPSAVLPQLPGVVEISGSERLPVITTSEFNPAVVSLCKDRGTTVQSVDPMTLEEIFVANVQSRRELQPA is encoded by the coding sequence ATGAACGAACTCAGCGTTCGCATGGAAGGCGTGAGCAAGCGATATGCTCACTTCCTGCTCGACCACATCAGCCTGGAATTGCCCGAGGGCAGCATCCTGGGTTTCATCGGCGCCAATGGAGCGGGGAAGTCCACCACCATCCGCATCCTGATGGGCCTCGTGCGTCAGGACGGCGGCTCCGTCGAGGTGCTCGGTCACCGCATGCCCGCCGAGCAGACCGCGGCGAAGCTCGACATCGGCTACGTCTCGGAAGATATGCGCCTCTACGGGGCGGCCACCCTTGCCTGGCATATGAACTTCATCGCTTCCATCTATCCGCGCTGGAACCAGGCCTACGCCGACGCGCTTTTGGGCCGGTTCGACCTCAAGCCGCAACAGAAGATCAAAGGCCTCTCGCATGGGCAGCGCGTGAAGGCCGCGATTCTACTGGCGCTGGCGCGCGAGCCGCGGCTACTTCTCCTCGACGAGCCCACCACGGGCCTCGATCCGGTCGCGCGCCGCGAAGTGCTCGCTGAGCTCATGGCGGTTCTCACCGATGAGCACCGCACCATCCTCTTCTCCTCGCACAACACCCTCGACGTCGAGCAGATCTCCGACCGCATCGCCTTCATCGATCGTGGTCGCCTCATCGCCCTTGAGGACAAGGAAGACCTCCTGGATCGCTGGCGGCGCATCCGCCTCCTTGTACCTCCCAGCGCGGTGCTGCCGCAGCTTCCGGGGGTCGTCGAAATCAGCGGCAGCGAGCGGCTCCCGGTTATCACCACCAGCGAGTTCAACCCCGCCGTGGTCTCGCTCTGCAAGGATCGCGGCACCACCGTCCAGTCCGTCGATCCCATGACTCTCGAAGAAATCTTCGTCGCCAACGTCCAGAGCAGAAGGGAGCTTCAGCCCGCATGA
- a CDS encoding ABC-2 transporter permease, protein MKSPRTNYAMVRTLILKDWYLNRWLILGSIPVGLASLAIVLTGKQVAFLLSIIFLCMVIIGVGAQLATVTTINERKEQTLAFIISLPVSWREYTAAKILANLIIFLIPWFIVSAGALLVLLLPGATHGLIPFTAIMAVEMLVTTCLIIAAGVITESQAWVTVAIVCSSLGINILGYVFAHLRGISAYMFGMQVRWTATAWTVLIAEVLMVPLLLGMTFYIQSRKADFL, encoded by the coding sequence ATGAAATCCCCACGCACCAATTACGCCATGGTTCGCACCCTCATCCTCAAGGATTGGTACCTCAACCGCTGGCTGATTCTCGGCTCCATCCCTGTCGGACTCGCCTCGCTCGCCATCGTCCTCACCGGCAAACAGGTCGCCTTCCTGCTCAGCATCATTTTCCTATGCATGGTGATCATCGGTGTGGGGGCGCAGCTAGCCACCGTCACCACCATCAATGAGCGCAAGGAACAGACTCTGGCCTTCATCATTAGCCTGCCCGTCTCCTGGCGCGAATACACCGCCGCCAAGATTCTGGCCAACCTCATCATCTTTTTAATACCCTGGTTCATCGTCAGCGCGGGCGCGCTCCTGGTACTGCTCCTTCCCGGTGCCACCCATGGTCTGATCCCCTTCACCGCCATCATGGCGGTAGAAATGCTCGTCACCACCTGCCTGATCATCGCCGCCGGCGTCATCACCGAGTCGCAGGCCTGGGTGACCGTCGCGATCGTCTGTTCGAGTCTCGGCATCAACATCCTGGGCTACGTCTTCGCGCACCTGCGCGGCATATCCGCGTACATGTTTGGTATGCAGGTGCGCTGGACCGCGACCGCCTGGACGGTTCTGATCGCCGAAGTGCTCATGGTGCCCCTGCTTCTGGGGATGACCTTCTACATCCAATCCAGGAAGGCCGACTTTCTGTGA
- a CDS encoding IS110 family transposase: MRVGIEATGHARWFERLLAELKFELWIGDPAKIKAARVRKQKTDRQDAQLLLRLLAESRFPRIWVPTPENRDLRQLIWHRHRLVQMRTRAMNQIQAAAMNEGVRRKKTLWSKTGRRQLEILPLAPWAARRRQDLLELVDRLNTTIDELTAAAEQEARKRPEALRLMTHPGVGPITALAFVLVLGSPDRFGCGHQIGSYLGLIPCEDSSAYRQRLGHITKQGSSLLRFLLTEAAQAAVRWDPDWRRRFVHPAMRRDRRIAKVAMHANWPSASTGCGVRDSIPTDFAVRFARGKACLRPWCEVNHRPLDWASRSLSREFEVVIMVERAIGEMVGSDRIPPERLHANLCRR, encoded by the coding sequence GTGCGTGTTGGAATAGAGGCCACCGGACATGCACGTTGGTTTGAGCGATTGCTGGCAGAGTTGAAGTTCGAGCTGTGGATTGGGGATCCGGCCAAGATCAAGGCAGCTCGGGTACGCAAGCAAAAGACCGATCGGCAGGATGCTCAGTTATTGCTTAGGCTACTGGCAGAGAGTCGCTTTCCCCGGATCTGGGTCCCGACTCCGGAGAACCGTGATCTACGCCAGCTAATCTGGCATCGGCATCGCCTGGTGCAGATGCGCACGCGGGCCATGAACCAAATCCAGGCTGCAGCGATGAACGAGGGAGTACGGCGCAAAAAGACACTGTGGAGCAAGACCGGACGAAGGCAACTGGAGATACTCCCGCTTGCTCCGTGGGCCGCACGGCGCCGACAGGACCTGCTGGAGTTGGTGGATCGATTGAACACAACTATCGACGAGCTTACCGCCGCAGCCGAGCAAGAGGCACGCAAACGGCCCGAGGCACTGCGGTTGATGACGCATCCCGGCGTGGGACCCATCACAGCGCTGGCCTTTGTGCTGGTGCTTGGATCTCCGGATCGATTCGGTTGCGGCCATCAGATAGGTAGCTATCTGGGCCTCATTCCCTGTGAGGACTCCAGCGCCTATCGTCAACGACTGGGGCACATCACCAAACAAGGAAGTTCTCTGTTGCGCTTTCTACTGACGGAGGCAGCCCAGGCTGCTGTCCGCTGGGACCCCGACTGGCGACGCCGCTTCGTTCATCCGGCCATGCGTCGCGACCGTCGCATCGCTAAGGTTGCCATGCACGCAAACTGGCCGTCAGCCTCTACTGGATGTGGCGTAAGGGATTCGATACCCACAGACTTTGCAGTTCGGTTCGCACGCGGGAAAGCCTGTTTACGTCCATGGTGTGAAGTAAATCACCGCCCACTTGATTGGGCATCCCGCTCCCTATCCAGGGAGTTCGAAGTAGTAATCATGGTCGAACGTGCGATCGGAGAGATGGTTGGGTCGGACCGAATTCCGCCCGAAAGATTACATGCAAACCTTTGTCGGCGATGA
- a CDS encoding DUF11 domain-containing protein, with protein sequence MKNPILTRSHGRRVARYLTQIGYRITLAATALLALGSAQRTEAQTTIQVTTTQQGVTDASHCSLQEAIYAAEFASPTALNLTDPDRFYTSGCLLQGASAPFTIVLQKAAVYSFNASWDRDAHNPFGFTATPIIFTNITIQGNGATLQWTGSGNSRLFAVGSASIFDTLDNKPVSGTGALTLVGVYIKGFRIKGGDATEGGGGGLGAGGAIYVGTVGSGVPTLTVENSTFDSNFAIGGHGGGFGGGGGGGGLSGNGGTGGGGGGGGGGSRGHGGNAAFVDANGGAGGGGTIFDGGDSTNTGGPGAYLCGGSGGGDNNNGHAATCPGGGGGGGALHGGGIIDSKDGGDGADGAYGGGGGGGGEGFDLQSDPGSGSGGNGGFGGGGGGSGTKRSLISGSHGGNGGFGGGAGFGIGTDIDEHGEPGNAGRFGGGGNGSCCGGGGGALGGAIFNQSGTVVIRNSTFTGNDVDRGEGGVNFDDPTDKASNGGDSGAAIFSLNGSLTLENATISDNFATGAGGGVVVVADPLGTGVPARASFILFNTIISRNGSNECILEGTSDPTSGNVGTVDANGSGNLILANNGCPGVAVSADPELALLAVDPQSTIGTPTMALPAGSPAIDAGDDAHILATDQRGITRPQGPHGDIGAFEFKLFSADLSLTSQTSATQIVAGEPFTYTVQLANSGPDDAQNVVFTDLAPAGVTFASCSSTVGTCTASAAGASLNLATLPDGQTVTITIQATLSTTVADGTTLVNAPSVTSSTADPNTGNNTGSAGSATITVQNKSDLLVTTTSSLNVVNFGGTLTYTVTVTNQGPFQASAVTLVDPVPAESIFLSMNSGGAFCTAPPPAMGGTVTCNFGNMVSGASATVSFTVRVSKPPVPASTTNTVVVSSPNFDPNPANNSATVKTLVFGNKRL encoded by the coding sequence ATGAAGAACCCCATCTTGACTCGTTCTCATGGGAGACGGGTAGCTCGCTATTTGACTCAGATTGGTTACCGGATCACCCTTGCAGCGACGGCTTTGCTCGCGCTGGGTTCCGCTCAGCGAACCGAGGCCCAGACCACGATTCAGGTCACAACCACGCAGCAAGGTGTCACCGACGCCAGTCATTGCTCTCTGCAAGAAGCGATCTATGCTGCGGAATTTGCGAGCCCCACAGCATTGAATCTGACGGATCCAGACCGTTTTTATACATCTGGATGCCTATTACAAGGCGCGAGCGCGCCATTCACGATCGTCCTGCAAAAGGCGGCGGTGTACTCCTTCAACGCTTCCTGGGATCGCGATGCGCATAACCCGTTCGGGTTCACGGCGACGCCGATTATCTTCACCAACATCACCATCCAGGGAAACGGAGCAACCCTGCAATGGACCGGAAGTGGAAACTCCCGATTGTTTGCCGTGGGAAGTGCATCTATCTTTGACACTTTGGATAACAAGCCGGTTTCCGGCACGGGAGCGTTGACGCTCGTAGGCGTTTACATCAAGGGTTTCAGAATAAAAGGTGGCGACGCAACGGAAGGAGGCGGCGGAGGTCTCGGCGCAGGGGGAGCGATCTATGTCGGTACGGTTGGTTCCGGCGTCCCAACTCTCACGGTCGAAAACAGCACCTTCGATTCCAACTTCGCCATTGGCGGCCATGGCGGCGGTTTCGGTGGAGGTGGCGGCGGCGGTGGTCTGTCCGGCAATGGTGGTACGGGCGGCGGAGGCGGAGGCGGAGGCGGTGGCTCCAGAGGACATGGTGGAAATGCAGCTTTTGTTGATGCTAACGGGGGTGCTGGTGGTGGAGGCACCATCTTCGATGGTGGAGACAGTACTAACACAGGGGGCCCTGGCGCATACCTCTGCGGCGGCTCAGGCGGCGGCGATAATAACAACGGCCATGCCGCCACTTGCCCCGGCGGTGGAGGCGGTGGAGGCGCACTGCACGGTGGTGGCATCATAGATTCCAAAGATGGAGGCGATGGAGCCGATGGCGCCTATGGTGGCGGTGGGGGTGGCGGCGGCGAAGGCTTCGACCTCCAGAGCGATCCTGGGAGCGGCAGTGGTGGTAATGGCGGTTTTGGCGGCGGCGGCGGCGGCTCAGGGACCAAGCGGTCTCTCATCAGTGGCAGTCATGGAGGAAATGGTGGATTTGGAGGAGGCGCAGGCTTCGGCATCGGCACCGACATTGATGAGCACGGCGAACCCGGAAACGCGGGCCGTTTCGGTGGAGGTGGCAACGGCAGTTGCTGTGGCGGTGGAGGCGGAGCCCTCGGAGGCGCCATCTTCAATCAATCCGGTACTGTCGTGATCCGCAACAGCACCTTCACCGGTAACGATGTGGACAGGGGGGAGGGCGGCGTCAACTTCGATGATCCCACGGACAAAGCGAGCAATGGCGGGGATTCCGGCGCGGCGATCTTCTCTCTGAACGGTTCGCTTACTCTTGAGAACGCGACCATCAGCGACAACTTTGCCACCGGTGCCGGCGGTGGTGTCGTGGTCGTGGCAGACCCCTTGGGAACAGGTGTCCCGGCGAGGGCGTCGTTCATACTCTTTAACACGATCATTTCTCGAAACGGCTCCAATGAGTGCATACTCGAGGGCACTTCTGATCCGACCAGCGGCAATGTGGGCACTGTCGATGCCAACGGCAGCGGCAATTTGATCCTGGCCAACAACGGATGCCCTGGCGTCGCAGTCAGTGCCGATCCCGAACTGGCGCTTCTGGCGGTTGACCCGCAGAGCACCATAGGGACGCCCACCATGGCGCTGCCGGCTGGCAGTCCTGCGATCGATGCCGGCGATGATGCCCATATCCTGGCAACAGATCAGCGGGGAATCACGCGCCCTCAAGGCCCGCACGGTGACATTGGAGCCTTCGAATTCAAATTGTTCTCCGCGGATTTGTCTCTGACCAGTCAAACGTCAGCAACACAGATTGTGGCTGGCGAACCCTTCACCTACACCGTCCAGTTGGCAAATTCCGGACCAGACGATGCACAAAATGTCGTCTTTACCGATCTCGCACCCGCTGGTGTAACCTTCGCTTCCTGCAGCTCCACGGTCGGAACCTGTACAGCGTCCGCCGCGGGAGCGAGCCTTAATCTCGCAACTCTTCCTGATGGTCAAACTGTCACAATCACCATTCAGGCCACGTTGAGTACTACCGTTGCCGACGGCACAACTCTGGTAAACGCCCCATCGGTAACTTCCAGCACCGCCGACCCGAACACCGGCAATAACACCGGATCGGCCGGATCGGCAACCATCACGGTGCAGAACAAGTCCGACCTGCTCGTGACCACGACGTCCAGCCTTAACGTTGTCAACTTTGGAGGGACTCTGACCTACACCGTGACTGTAACGAACCAGGGTCCATTCCAGGCCTCGGCTGTCACCTTGGTCGATCCAGTGCCCGCAGAGTCGATATTTCTGTCGATGAACTCAGGCGGAGCCTTCTGTACAGCTCCACCACCAGCAATGGGCGGAACCGTTACCTGCAACTTTGGAAACATGGTTAGTGGAGCCTCGGCGACAGTGAGCTTCACGGTGCGGGTTTCGAAACCGCCGGTTCCCGCGTCGACTACGAACACCGTGGTTGTCAGTTCGCCTAACTTCGATCCTAACCCGGCCAACAACTCGGCAACTGTAAAAACATTGGTCTTCGGCAACAAACGCCTATAG
- a CDS encoding helix-turn-helix domain-containing protein: protein MSRSSRNGYGLCAEQKADLWHRWKSGESLHEIGRVFDKDHGSIHFLLSRHGGIAPAIRRRSQRTLTLAEREAISRGIASGSSIQEIARGLRRAASTVSREVARHGGRPVYRASEADHQAWKSALRPKTCLSLPM from the coding sequence ATGTCGAGGAGTTCAAGGAACGGGTACGGTCTTTGTGCGGAGCAGAAGGCGGACCTTTGGCACCGTTGGAAGTCTGGAGAGTCGTTGCATGAGATTGGTCGTGTCTTCGACAAGGACCATGGCTCGATTCATTTCCTGTTATCTCGACACGGTGGGATAGCTCCAGCCATTCGTCGCCGTTCGCAGCGAACGCTCACGTTGGCCGAGCGGGAAGCCATCTCACGAGGCATAGCTTCCGGTTCATCGATCCAGGAGATAGCGAGAGGGTTGCGACGGGCAGCGTCGACGGTGAGCCGGGAGGTGGCGCGTCACGGTGGGCGCCCGGTGTATCGAGCCAGTGAGGCCGATCATCAGGCCTGGAAGTCAGCTCTGCGACCTAAGACGTGCCTCTCGCTACCCATGTAA